From Halapricum desulfuricans, a single genomic window includes:
- the idsA3 gene encoding geranylfarnesyl diphosphate synthase produces MTEGTDTAQAVTQAITARRELVNEAIPQELPIQEPERLYEASRYLLDAGGKRLRPTVLLLAAEAIADVPPLSEDYREFPAPERTVDMMAAAVSIETIQSFTLIHDDIMDDDDMRRGVPSVHREFDLSTAILAGDTLYAKAFEQMLETGADSERSVRALSELATTCTKICEGQSCDIAFESRTDVTTDEYLEMVELKTAVLYAAAASIPAILLGEDEAVGPLYQYGLNVGRAFQIQDDLLDLTIPSEQLGKQRGSDLVENKQTIITLHARQQGVDVDSLVPEDDVEAVEEETIEEAVERLEAAGSIEFARELAHDLIREGKEHLRVLPDNEARDRLDDIADFLVEREY; encoded by the coding sequence ATGACCGAGGGCACCGACACTGCACAGGCGGTCACGCAGGCGATCACAGCCAGACGCGAACTCGTCAACGAGGCGATCCCCCAGGAGCTGCCGATTCAAGAGCCAGAACGGCTCTACGAGGCCTCGCGGTACCTGCTCGATGCCGGCGGGAAGCGGCTGCGGCCGACAGTGCTGTTGCTCGCGGCGGAAGCGATCGCCGACGTACCGCCGCTGAGCGAGGACTACCGGGAGTTTCCCGCACCGGAGCGGACAGTGGACATGATGGCCGCAGCGGTCAGCATCGAGACGATACAGTCGTTCACGCTGATCCACGACGACATCATGGACGACGACGACATGCGTCGTGGCGTCCCGTCAGTTCACCGGGAGTTCGACCTCTCGACGGCGATTCTCGCCGGCGACACTCTCTACGCGAAGGCCTTCGAGCAGATGCTCGAGACGGGCGCCGACTCCGAGCGGTCGGTGCGAGCGCTGTCGGAGCTGGCGACGACGTGCACGAAGATCTGCGAGGGCCAGTCCTGTGACATCGCCTTCGAGAGCCGGACCGACGTGACGACCGACGAGTACCTCGAGATGGTCGAGTTGAAGACCGCCGTGTTGTACGCGGCCGCGGCGTCGATTCCGGCGATCTTGCTCGGCGAAGACGAGGCGGTCGGTCCGCTCTATCAGTACGGACTCAACGTCGGCCGGGCCTTCCAGATCCAGGACGATCTGCTGGATCTGACGATTCCCTCCGAGCAACTGGGGAAACAGCGCGGCTCGGATCTCGTCGAGAACAAACAGACGATCATCACGCTCCACGCCCGCCAGCAGGGCGTCGACGTCGATAGCCTCGTCCCGGAAGACGACGTCGAGGCCGTCGAGGAGGAAACTATCGAGGAGGCCGTCGAGCGCCTCGAAGCGGCCGGCAGCATCGAGTTCGCCCGTGAGTTAGCTCACGATCTGATCCGCGAGGGCAAAGAGCATCTGCGAGTGTTGCCCGACAACGAGGCCCGCGACCGTCTGGACGACATCGCGGACTTCCTTGTTGAACGGGAATACTAG
- a CDS encoding ribonuclease J: MEIEIATIGGYEEVGRQMTAVRAGDDVVVFDMGLNLSKVLIHDNVETERMHSLDLIDMGAIPDDRVMSELEGDVKAIVPTHGHLDHIGAISKLAHRYDAPIVATPFTIELVKQQIKSEEKFGVQNDLVKMEAGGTMAIGDENELEFVNVTHSIIDAINPVLHTPEGAIVYGLDKRMDHDPVLGDPIDMERFREIGREGVLCYIEDCTNAGKKGRTPSESVARRHLKDAMHSMEDYDGGIVATTFSSHIARVKSLVEFADDIGRQPVLLGRSMEKYSGTAERLDFVDFPDDLGMYGHRKSVDRTFKRIMNEGKENFLPIVTGHQGEPRAMLTRMGRGETPYELEEGDKVIFSARVIPEPTNEGQRYQSEKLLRMQGARIYDEIHVSGHLREEGHYEMLDALQPENVIPAHQDMKGFAPYVDLAEQFGLEVGETLHVTRNGKLIQLVE, translated from the coding sequence ATGGAAATCGAAATCGCAACAATCGGCGGCTACGAGGAAGTCGGCCGCCAAATGACCGCTGTTCGCGCCGGAGACGACGTCGTCGTATTCGACATGGGGCTGAACCTCTCGAAGGTCCTCATCCACGACAACGTCGAAACCGAGCGGATGCACAGTCTCGACCTGATCGACATGGGCGCGATCCCGGACGACCGGGTGATGTCCGAACTCGAAGGCGACGTGAAGGCCATCGTGCCGACCCACGGTCACCTCGACCACATCGGTGCTATCTCGAAGCTAGCGCATCGATACGACGCGCCGATCGTCGCGACACCGTTCACGATCGAACTGGTCAAACAGCAGATCAAAAGCGAGGAGAAGTTCGGCGTCCAGAACGATCTGGTGAAGATGGAGGCCGGCGGGACGATGGCCATCGGCGACGAGAACGAACTCGAGTTCGTCAACGTCACCCACTCGATCATCGACGCCATCAACCCGGTTCTGCACACGCCCGAAGGCGCGATCGTCTACGGGCTGGACAAACGCATGGACCACGACCCAGTACTGGGCGACCCGATCGACATGGAGCGGTTCCGCGAGATCGGCCGCGAGGGCGTCCTCTGTTACATCGAGGACTGTACCAACGCCGGCAAGAAAGGGCGCACGCCATCCGAATCGGTCGCTCGACGCCACCTCAAGGACGCCATGCACAGCATGGAAGACTACGACGGCGGGATCGTCGCGACGACGTTCAGTTCCCACATCGCGCGCGTCAAGTCGCTCGTGGAGTTCGCCGACGACATCGGCCGCCAGCCGGTCCTTCTGGGACGCTCGATGGAGAAGTACTCCGGTACTGCAGAGCGACTGGACTTCGTGGACTTCCCCGACGATCTGGGGATGTACGGCCACCGCAAGTCGGTCGACCGGACCTTCAAGCGGATCATGAACGAGGGCAAGGAGAACTTCCTGCCGATCGTCACCGGCCACCAGGGCGAGCCGCGCGCGATGCTCACCCGCATGGGCCGCGGCGAGACGCCCTACGAACTAGAGGAGGGGGACAAAGTCATCTTCTCGGCTCGTGTGATCCCGGAGCCGACCAACGAGGGGCAGCGCTACCAGTCCGAGAAGCTGCTGCGGATGCAGGGCGCGCGCATCTACGACGAGATCCACGTCTCGGGACACCTCCGTGAGGAGGGTCACTACGAGATGCTGGACGCGCTCCAGCCCGAGAACGTCATTCCGGCCCACCAGGACATGAAAGGGTTCGCTCCGTACGTCGATCTGGCCGAGCAGTTCGGACTCGAGGTCGGCGAGACGCTGCACGTCACGCGCAACGGGAAACTGATCCAGCTGGTCGAGTGA
- the proS gene encoding proline--tRNA ligase, with protein MSDQELGITTSKEHETGEWYAELVQKAGLADYAPMGGFIVTRPRGYAIWERLQNYLDAWFKDTGVQNAYFPMFIPESYLEKEKDVVEGFDPEVAWVTHGGYDELEERLAVRPTSESIITPFIAQWVRSHRDLPMRVNQWCSVVRWEATETKPFFRTKEFLWQEGHTAHHDEADAYEETMTRLGQYERLYEDVLAMPALTGRKPDHDKFPGADTTTTVETLMPDGKSVQAATSHYLGTSFAEAYDVTYVDEDEDEQLAHTTSWGLSWRALGALFMTHSDDQGLVLPPTLAPTQVVIVPIWDEDSKDEVLEYAADVAVDLEDAGVRVELDDRDNRNPGFKYNEHELNGVPLRIEIGSYEVEDEELTLVHRPDGEEATVDREGISETVEEHLDTIYAKLYAEAEQTLEGEIREAESREEILGTIGQHGGYVKCGWCGDEDCEEPIKDAIAAEIVMVPLEEDEAPIHDECAICGEAAEETAYFAKTY; from the coding sequence ATGTCAGACCAAGAACTCGGTATCACGACGAGCAAAGAGCACGAAACTGGCGAGTGGTACGCGGAACTGGTCCAGAAGGCGGGCCTGGCCGATTACGCGCCGATGGGCGGGTTCATCGTCACCCGGCCACGGGGATACGCCATCTGGGAGCGCCTGCAGAACTACCTCGACGCGTGGTTCAAGGATACGGGCGTCCAGAACGCCTACTTCCCGATGTTCATCCCCGAGTCCTACCTCGAAAAGGAGAAAGACGTCGTCGAGGGGTTCGACCCCGAGGTCGCCTGGGTGACCCACGGCGGCTACGACGAACTCGAAGAGCGACTGGCCGTCCGCCCGACCAGCGAGAGCATCATCACGCCCTTCATCGCCCAGTGGGTGCGCAGCCACCGGGACCTGCCGATGCGGGTCAACCAGTGGTGTTCGGTCGTCCGGTGGGAGGCCACCGAGACCAAGCCGTTCTTCCGGACCAAGGAGTTCCTCTGGCAGGAGGGCCACACCGCCCACCACGACGAAGCGGACGCCTACGAGGAGACGATGACCCGGCTGGGGCAGTACGAGCGTCTCTACGAGGACGTGCTCGCGATGCCCGCACTCACCGGTCGCAAGCCCGACCACGACAAGTTCCCCGGGGCCGATACGACGACGACCGTCGAGACGCTGATGCCCGACGGCAAGTCCGTCCAGGCCGCCACCTCCCACTACCTCGGGACCTCCTTCGCGGAGGCCTACGACGTGACCTACGTCGACGAGGACGAGGACGAGCAGCTGGCGCATACGACCTCCTGGGGGCTGTCCTGGCGAGCGCTCGGGGCGCTGTTCATGACTCACAGCGACGACCAGGGGCTCGTGCTGCCGCCCACGCTCGCACCCACGCAGGTCGTGATCGTCCCCATCTGGGACGAGGACAGCAAGGACGAAGTGCTCGAGTACGCCGCCGACGTGGCCGTCGATCTGGAAGATGCCGGCGTTCGGGTCGAACTCGACGACCGGGACAACCGCAATCCCGGCTTCAAGTACAACGAACACGAACTCAACGGCGTCCCGCTGCGGATCGAGATCGGATCCTACGAGGTCGAAGACGAGGAACTGACGTTGGTCCACCGCCCCGACGGCGAGGAGGCGACCGTCGACCGCGAGGGGATCAGCGAGACCGTCGAGGAGCACCTCGATACGATCTACGCCAAGCTGTACGCCGAGGCCGAGCAGACCCTCGAAGGGGAGATCCGCGAGGCCGAGAGCCGCGAGGAGATACTCGGCACCATCGGCCAGCACGGCGGGTACGTCAAGTGTGGCTGGTGTGGTGACGAGGACTGCGAGGAGCCGATCAAAGACGCCATCGCCGCCGAGATC